GCGAGCTGACGAAGTTGTTTACATTCGCAAGCGAATGCTTCTGAGAGCTCTTAACACTGCCATATCTTACACTGCTCCTACTTTGGCTTCAGTCGTCAGCATTGTCTGCTATGGAGCGACGTCTGAGAACGGCATGGATGCTGGGGTCGTATTTTCCGGACTTGCCTATTTCATGCTTCTGAGAACACCTCTTATGGCATTGCCTACATCTCTTTCAGCTATTGCTGATGCCAGAGCTGCACTGGAGCGATTGGCCGCGTTTATGCTGGCTTCTGACAATGACGGTCAGAAGTCGCATGAACAGTCTGACTTGGGTTACTCTTCTGACAATTCCGAGTCTGATAGTGTGATTCGAGTTGAAGATGCCACTTTTGCTTATCACGACGATGAGCAGCTCTTGGCTGCGGATGAGAAGAGGGAGCCAGAGACATCGACTACAAGTCAGCGACTTTGGCTTGACTCATTCACTGTCAAGCGCAATCAACTCGTATGCATCGTCGGTGCCGTCGCATCCGGCAAGTCCTCTGTGTTGAAAGCCCTTCTGGGCGACCTTCAGCTCGTCCAAGCACGATCTTTTCACCTCGGCCTCGACAAGTCTTCTTCTCAGATCGCATTTGCACCTCAGAGTGCCTGGCTACTAAGCGAGACTGTACGAGAAAACATCGTGTTTGGCAGACCCTTTGACCACGCATGGTACAATGAAGTCCTTACCAGATGCTGCCTTCACCCGGATATGAAGGTCTTGCCAGACGGTGACATGACTGTTGTTGGCGAAAACGGTGTTTCACTATCTGGTGGTCAGAAGCAGCGTATCAGTCTTGCCAGAGCCATCTATGGTAGAAGTTCGCTTCTTTTCCTCGATGATTGTTTCTCTGCTTTGGATGCTCATGTTGGTGCTCGTGTCTTTGACATGGTGGTCAATCAGGCGCGTCGCAACAACGAGGGTACTATTGTCTTGGTTACCCACTCTATTCGCTTTGCTAGACAAGCAGATCATATTGTTTACATGGAGAAGGGACGCATCTCTGAGCAGGGTTCGTATGAGCAGTTGCAGAGTCTGGATGGCGCTTTCACTCAGTTTGCTGGATCTCAACCTTTGATTGCAGAGTCTGACTCGGGTTCCGAGACGGCTAGCAGCCATGGTTCTGAAAAGGCTCCTGATGAGAAGGCCACTGAGAAAGAAACTCTCGACGTCAAGACCAAGGAGAAACCATCTACAACACGCGGGAAGGAGGTGATGCAAACAGAGGAACGAGTCGTCGGCTCCGTCAGCGGCAGAACCTACATCCGATACGCGCAGTTTGGCAACGCTTTGATTACAGTtcctcttctgcttctctCTATTGCCATCTATCAAGGTACCAGCATTGTCTCACCTCTTTGGCTGAGCTGGTGGCAAAAGAATCAGTACACATCCATCTCTGAAGATGCGTACATGGGCGGCTACGCAGCATTTGGTGCAGGCCAGTCCATCGGCTTATTCTGTATGAGCGCTACGTTTGCACTCTTTTGCTTCTGGTGCTCCAACAAGCTCCATCATGCTTCCATGTCCAAGGTCTTGCTCGCACCAGTCGCTTTCTTTGATACCACGCCTCAGGGAAGAATCACACATCGCTTCAGCAAGGATGTTGATGCTGTTGATAACGTGGTCGGTGAGACTTTGCGACTCTTCATCTCTACATTTGTGCAGGTTTTGGGCACGATTATCGTCGTGAGCATTATCGTGCCAGCGTTCTTGGCAATCGCATTTGCTCTGTTGTTAATCTACACATGGACTGGAATGTACTATCGACCCTCGTCGCGAGAGCTTCGGCGTCTCAACAATCTGCTTCGAAGTCGCATCTACGAGCATTTCGGAGAATCTCTTTCGGGTCTACCAACCCTGAAGGCATTTGGTGCAGTGCCACGCTTCGTCGATGACAATGCCCGTAAGATCGACACCGAGAACACAGCTTACTGGCTCTCAGTCGCTTGTCAGAGATGGCTCAACCTGCGACTTGATCTATGTGGTGCTACTCTCGTACTAGCTGCGGGTTTACTCGTTGTTGGTCTGCGAGGTACCATTGATCCCTCCTCTGGTGGTGTAGTCTTGTCATACATCGTCACTGCACAAGCAGTCTTTGGAAACATGATTCGCCAAAGCGCAGAGATTGAGAATAACATGAACTCTGTGGAGAGAATGCTCCACTACGCTTACAACATCGAGCAAGAGCCTGAACATCGGGTTGAGCAGGTTGACAAGGAGTTGGAGACGAGCCAATGGCCGAGTGCTGGACATGTCGAGTTCCAGTCTTTTACTCTCAGCCATAGACCTGGCTTAGACCCTGCGCTGAAGGATGTGAATCTGGATATCAAGCCTGGTGAGAAGATTGGGGTCGTTGGACGTACGGGAGCTGGCAAGACAACATGTAAGTTTGAGATGATCGTCTTCTAAACCACTGTTACTAACGAATTACTAGTAATCTCTGCTCTGCTGCGAATCACCGAGCCTACAAACGGTCGGATTCTCATCGACGGCGTCGACATCCACACGGTCGGCCTCCACCTCCTTCGATCCAATCTGTCAGTCATCAGCCAGGACGCAGTCTTGTTAGCTGGCACTATCCGCTACAATCTCGACCCCTTCCAACAATACGACGACGAATGGCTTCGACAATGCTTAGATCGTGTCGGTCTCAGCCAAATACCCTCAAACACAGACGCCGAGAAGCAAGACTCTGACTCGAGCGGGGATGCACCCAGCCTCAACCTCGACTCGGAAGTCAAAGAAAACGGGTCCAATATCTCACAAGGACAGCGTTCCTTGATCTCTATCGCCCGCGCTCTTGTGCGCAAGTCAAGGATTGTCATTCTTGACGAAGCCACAGCTTCAATTGATGGCAGATCAGATGCAAAGCTCCAAGCTATGCTGAATGAGGTCGTGGGCGATGCGACTGTTCTCACCGTGGCTCATCGGCTGGACACTATAGTTTCTACGTGCGACAAGGTTGTTGTCATGGATAGTGGACGTGTAGTCGAGTTTGCTACAGTTTCTGAGCTTTATGCCCAGCACGATAGTATTTTTAGATCCCTCTGCGATGCTGCAAAGATTTCGCTTTGAGCATTGTATTCCTAGACTATTTTTAGAGCTTCTACCTCGTACTCATTTTTAATATGCATAAGATTATTACTTCATCATTACCTAGCAATATGGATGTGCCTTTACAGAATGTGTCAGTTTGCGATAACGGACCGATCAGATTGATAAACCAGGATCTACGGATACACTTCCATGTCCTGCAATATTGATCCAACGAACCGGTTTTCCGTAAACCATGCCTCGGGTAACAACGGTCAGTAAAGATCGTCAGGACAGCGAGATCGTCAGCAGCAAGCCGCAGCTTGACACTCAAGCTACCAAGCAGCCAAGCTCTGGGGTGTAAATAGTCAACGAACTATCTCAATCTTTCTGAGACGACATCAAACAACACAATGGCTTTGTCCCCCATAATCAAAATTACCACTACCTGCATGCATAACAGATATCGTGAGCCAAAATCCACATCTCACTGTGAAAACGACAGGGTTAATCATGGAAAACTTTGCCTCCCTTGCAGCATCCCACGCGTGCAAAAGCCATGCTCGGACGATTTACCTTATATCGATCTGATTGCCAGCATTAGACTAGACCATGGCAGTTTGCATcaggaacaagaacaaggtttCCTTCGGGCCATACTATGTATGTGCACATGTCACAGTGACTCATACTGTCACATTATACTGTCTCGCTCTTCCAAGTAGAGTAAAGATCGTCTTGGCCGTCCCACTCCAATGCCGATCCCTACTCTGCTGGACCATCTGATTAGATGGAAGTATGTGATAATCTTGGCTTCATGCAGACTCAGCCGGCATGAGTGGATGAAGCAAAGATCAGATAATCTCTCGACGAAAAACCACGCATGTTGATCCCTTGTAGTTTTTCCAGTCCAGTGACTAGACTAAGACTAAGACCACGCCAGCATGCAACAGCGCTATGTACACCCTGGCTTTACTCTCCCGAGAAACGGCGAATACCCTGTATTCTTTTTTCAGTACCTTGGCATTGCCTGTTGGTTCTGTCTTTTTTCTCGGTCTTGTCGGGGGCGAACATGACCAACAGCTATTTCTGTATATCCGTAGTGAGACAGAAAAAATCAGGccagaaagaaaagaggctGCCAATGCAACTAGAACATCTCTTCTCCCTCCCTCTTCTCTTGTCCGTTTAACCTTTTATTCTATGCGCTGTCAATTCTCCTTCTAGAGCAAAAGCTCAATCAATATTGCCCAAAATGTCAGCACCCAACAACGCGTCGTCGGGTCCAGAGTCCCAAACTCCCCCGCAGACCCAGACTTCACCAGAAATGTTCGAACtcaacgagaagaaggattaCGATACCACCAACGCCCCCGTATCCGACGATGAACACAAGGAAATTGGTGTCGGAAGAGTCGAGGCCTTCAACAAGGTTCTCTACCAGTCTGGCAAAAAGGGCAAGATTTTGCTCTGGCTGTTGGGTGTCTCTATCGGTTTGACCATGTTCGCCTACGCGCTCGACATGGGCATCACCACCACTATTTTCGGTACGCTGGCCGCTTCCACTTTTGGTGTGCACAGTCAGCTTGGTACGGTCAACACAGCCGGACAGATCATTCGCGCCATTAGCAAACCCTTCATTGGAAAGCTAGCAGATATCACATCGCGACCTACAACTTATGTTGTTGTCCTTGTCTTTTACGCTGTAggctttgctgttgctgctagTGCCTCTGGCTTTACCTCGTATGTTATCGGCATCTGCTTTACATCCGTTGGCAAGTCAggtcttgatcttctcaGCGACATCATCGTCGCTGATTTGACACCCTTGGAATGGCGTGGTTTCTTCAGCGCCTGTCTTGCTCTGCCCTTCATCGTCACAGTCCCTGTCAATGGTTTCATCGCTGAAGGCTTTTACGAGGACTGGAGATGGGGTCTCGGCATGTTCGCCATTCTCGTCCCCGTTCTCCTCCTCCCTGCCATCTTTACCCTCTACACGATGCAGCGTCGTGGTGAAAAGGCAGGAATGGTCACCATGGCTGACTCCAAGGATGTGCGAACTGGTCGCAGTGAGGCCACGCCCAAGAACTTGACTTACTGGGCCAAGCTTGCCTACCGCGGCCTCATTGACATCGATATCGTCGGTCTTATCCTTCTCGGCTTTGCATTCTCTCTCATTCTTCTACCCATCACTCTGGCAAAGAGTGCCAAGGGCGGATGGAACAACCCCAGCATGGTCGCCATGATTGTTGTGGGAttcgtcatcctcatcctctttgGTCTCTACGAATACTTCCTCGCTCCCAAGCCAATGATGACCAAGCGCATTCTCCAGAACAGAGCTTTCATCGCTGGTGTCATCATCCACATCTTCAACCAAATGGCTTCTTCTGTGCGTAACACTTACTTCTCGTCTtacatcctcatcatcaaggagtgGACAACCTACCAGTGGACCATCTTCCTTGGTATCACCACCATGGGTCTTTGCCTGGTCGGTCCTATCGTTGGTCTCATTCACCGTGTCTCTCATCGCTACAAGGGTCTCATGATCTTTGGTGCTGCAGCCAGAATTCTTGGTTATGGTCTTCTTATCAGCCCAAACGGCATGATGACTGAAGACACCGCCCGTCTTGTCGCAGCCCAACTCATCTTCTGTCTCTCCTCCCTTAACGTCGTTGGTGTTCGAGTCGGTGTGCAGGCTTCAGTTCCTCACGATGATATCGCCTCTCTCATTTCCATCATCACTCTGTGGTCTACTCTGGGCTCCAGTGTCGGTAGCGCTATCGCCACTAGCATTTGGACCGAGCAGATGGTTGACCAGATGCACGTCGAGCTGCCCGACGTTGATGACACAACCATTGCCACTATCTATGGCAACATCAAGACCCTCAAGAAGTACGACTTCTTCGACCCTATCCGTCAAGGCTCCATCCGTGCCTACTCGATTGTCAACGGTCACATCACCATCGTttccatcgtctttgcgTGCATCCCTCTTATTGCTTCTTTCTTCATGCCCAACTTCTACCTCGGTAAGCAGCAGAACGCTGTTAACAACAAGGGTCTTGACGGCGAGGTTGTTGATGTTCCCAAGAACGGGGTGACGGATGAGAACAATACCCAGGCTGAGCCTGCTACATTTATGCAGAAGATGGCTGCCTTGTACCGCAAGTAAGCTATCACTGGAGATGCTTCCAGTACTTGCATGAGCATTATTGTAAAAGCTTTCAAAATGACCTTCATCTGAGTGTTCGAGGCATCAAAAGCATTCCTTTATTGTAAAATAATAACACTCCGCCACTGGCATAAGTAAATCTATTCTAATACACAACTAGTCGCCTGGCGCGATATTTAAGCCAGGGACGCTTCTTTCTATGAACTATAATATTCCCCATTTTTAGTGAATGTGTGTTTCTCTTGTCGAAGTGTCTGTACTTTGTTCAATGTCTTTATACAAAATTACGAGGAATTTATCAAGTCAAGGGATACCCATACCCTGCTGACCGTGTCTCCACGTGATGATCAAGACCCACTAGGCCTCTATCTGATCATCTGATAATCGCTTTGAGGTTTCAACTAACGATAATACTCTTTACATCTTTGAACGTCGGGCCCAGATGAGGCACAAATAAAGAAACATGCGGCTCTGGAAAGTAAACAACTCAATATGTGTCTTCACCTCTCTTATCTCTGGCCTTGTATCGGTAGTCGCGTCCTCAGCAAACCCCGCGTTATGTGGTAAAGCCTGTCGGCAAACATTCCGGACTCTCAAATTCACAGATGCGCCAGAAGGTGTTTTCTTCGCAAAGCAAGAATGCGCAAGTCGTCTTTATCAGACCTCGCTGTATCTCTGCTGGGACACTCATTGTACCGAGGATGTTTGGAAACACGAATCAATCAGTATGAACAAGACATGTCAGGATATGTACGGCTTGTATCTGGCGCCACACGATATAATCGACGACATAACGGACAAACAGAGAGCCCAAATAATCATATTCGATGCGACGGATCCAAATCGTGCTCAACGATATGGTGCGCTGATGTTACCGTCACAAGCTTATTATGACATTTGGATCCGAACGTTGGTAAGTCATCCAAAGTTGGCTGTCTGCTTCTCAGGACATTCCACTGAACACAAATCTAGACTGCGCATGATTATATATGGGAATACCATTACTACTATGGCTGGGCTATGGGGATTTTCTGGGCTGTGGTCATCGCTGCTGGAATTGTGAGCCGCATACTGACACGACTGTCCACCTCAAATGGCCGTCGAAGCCTGTGGCTCAAACGTAATGTCCTTCTTCCAGCAACATTTGGCCAGCGTTGCGTTCAAGACTTTGGTGGTTTTGGCACTCTCCCTCCACGCATACAAACATTGACTTTGTCCTTGTTCGTGATGCTTAATATTATCTGCTCGATTCACGGATATAGTATATTCGAGGGCTATGGCTAGTGAGTCCTCAGACATAGATGAAACGAGGCTTGCTGCTAACAGTGGTCAGTTATCCTTCTGTATGGCTACAGATCCTTCGACACGTCTCCGATAGAACAGGCATTATCTCGTTTGCTAACTTCCCTCTTATTTGGCTGTTTGGCATGCGGAACAACATCGTTATATGGCTAACAGGGTGGGACTTTAAAACCTACAACAACTTCCATCGCTGGGTTGGCCGAATAGCTACTGTCCAAGCTGTCATACATTCCGTTGGATACATCATTATCATTTTTCAGAGTATGTGACTCCATGTAATCGCTGAATCTGTTACTAATTCGTCAGGGGGCGGTTGGGAGTATTTTTGGAACATCTCAAACCTGACATTCTGGTGGACCGGTGAGCTGGTGAGTTGACTGCCATGCTATCTGGTTCTTAACTAATACATGGCAGGCCACTATTTTCATCTGTTTGCTTGTCGGCCTGTCATTCTTTTGGGTACGACGAAGACAATATGAGTTTTTTCTTGTCTCGCATATTGTGCTATCAGTCTTGGTCCTTGTGACAATGCTTGGGTAAGCCACATCAAGGTAACCGGTATTACATCCCGCTAACGTCTTGGAAGGCACGTGTCCATCTTCAGAGGCGCCTATGATCCCCTGGTATGGATTCCAGCACTTATCTGGATGCTAGATCGAATTATTCGTGCAGCCAGAGTTATTGCCTTTAACCCAAAGTTCTGGGAAACAAGTGCTCTGATCACTTATAATGAGGATGCGCACATGATCAGAGTCGTCGTTCCTGTGTCTTCAAGCTTCTACAAAATCGAGCCCGGTACATTCTACTACCTCACGGTACTTGATAGATGGAACTTCTGGGAGAGCCACCCCTTCACAGTTGCGTCAGTATCAGAACCTGAATCATACTCTCTATCAGACCGTGCACCATTGCTGGGTCACATATCTTACACACCAGATGAGATGGGGCTGGAGTACGAAAAGTCTCAACGAGAGATGACATTCCTTATTCGCCCTTACGATAGCTTCACTTCTCGGTTAAAGCAGTATACTGAGAAGGAGcagccgaaaccagccaaAGTTCGAGTGATGATAGACGGCCCATATGGAAAGACCCTGCCTTTGGAACAGTTTGACAAAATTCTCTTTATTGTTGGAGGCAGCGGTATTGCTGTCCCGCTCTCGTACCTCGACAAACTTACATCCTCAGCCAAAATGGTCGAAATTCACTGGGCAGTACGACAATCTGCTCTGGCTGAGGATGTTCTCGATCATGAGTTGAGTGATGTGCTTGACTACATACAAGTGAGGGTTAGTATCTATGTTACTGGGACAAGCAGTGCGAGATATGACGGCGCGACTGCTTGTCACATTGCTGAGTGGAGAGACGGAAGACTGAATGTCGAAGAAATAATCGACAATGCTTTAGACAGTGGAGATGGGGGCAGTCTTGCAGTAGTCACGAGTGGTCCTGCCAAGATGGCAGATGAGAGTAGAAGCATTGTGGCAGCAAGGACTGTTCAGTCTATGCCTCGGATAGAATACTTTGAAGAGAGTTTTCAGTGGTAGTTGCGTGCTGGATAAACCATAGAGTACAGAACACATGAAGAAGACTTATCATATCTTGTCATCAGGTATTCACATACACCTTTGATGTTGGTTAACATACACTGACAGATCTATCGAGGCGTGTTCCTAGATCTCTTCGGGTTGTAGCAGTTCTCTCTGCCGTTCTATGGTATTGCCAAGTCGCGCTTCGTGTCAATCCCAAACTTGCATGTTACTAATCGAATCGGGACGACCCGGACTGACAGCAA
This Fusarium poae strain DAOMC 252244 chromosome 3, whole genome shotgun sequence DNA region includes the following protein-coding sequences:
- a CDS encoding hypothetical protein (TransMembrane:10 (o154-179i191-210o216-235i256-276o282-311i385-405o411-429i802-827o847-873i929-956o)); translated protein: MATNDGKSFPPRKWYRRVPLLSTTPIEQRLTAPKSSPSPANVEDQNNGHHDKLPLPEANANWLSVVTFNWLGRLLRTGYTRPLQTDDLYDMPSHRLVEDHSNRLEEAWAARLSTNRSRKPVNSKNPLSWRPFWARHTTDTTVLTLALNDVCFKWFWIGGILKLAGDLSQMISPLLIRFLISTLSDSSQQGLRSGFGYAVGLFVLLVFSVTSNVHGFYRSYTTGILLRGALMHVIYRRATTQLSERAKLKHGLGTGKLMSLISADVTRVDFCCGYFHVAWTSIFQMLLCFGLAVWTMGYSALPGFGLLALLYPLQSFMMRRLLLLRRGSMPFTDARVKAVVEAVSAIRLVKTNAYEESLLSKIGKLRADEVVYIRKRMLLRALNTAISYTAPTLASVVSIVCYGATSENGMDAGVVFSGLAYFMLLRTPLMALPTSLSAIADARAALERLAAFMLASDNDGQKSHEQSDLGYSSDNSESDSVIRVEDATFAYHDDEQLLAADEKREPETSTTSQRLWLDSFTVKRNQLVCIVGAVASGKSSVLKALLGDLQLVQARSFHLGLDKSSSQIAFAPQSAWLLSETVRENIVFGRPFDHAWYNEVLTRCCLHPDMKVLPDGDMTVVGENGVSLSGGQKQRISLARAIYGRSSLLFLDDCFSALDAHVGARVFDMVVNQARRNNEGTIVLVTHSIRFARQADHIVYMEKGRISEQGSYEQLQSLDGAFTQFAGSQPLIAESDSGSETASSHGSEKAPDEKATEKETLDVKTKEKPSTTRGKEVMQTEERVVGSVSGRTYIRYAQFGNALITVPLLLLSIAIYQGTSIVSPLWLSWWQKNQYTSISEDAYMGGYAAFGAGQSIGLFCMSATFALFCFWCSNKLHHASMSKVLLAPVAFFDTTPQGRITHRFSKDVDAVDNVVGETLRLFISTFVQVLGTIIVVSIIVPAFLAIAFALLLIYTWTGMYYRPSSRELRRLNNLLRSRIYEHFGESLSGLPTLKAFGAVPRFVDDNARKIDTENTAYWLSVACQRWLNLRLDLCGATLVLAAGLLVVGLRGTIDPSSGGVVLSYIVTAQAVFGNMIRQSAEIENNMNSVERMLHYAYNIEQEPEHRVEQVDKELETSQWPSAGHVEFQSFTLSHRPGLDPALKDVNLDIKPGEKIGVVGRTGAGKTTLISALLRITEPTNGRILIDGVDIHTVGLHLLRSNLSVISQDAVLLAGTIRYNLDPFQQYDDEWLRQCLDRVGLSQIPSNTDAEKQDSDSSGDAPSLNLDSEVKENGSNISQGQRSLISIARALVRKSRIVILDEATASIDGRSDAKLQAMLNEVVGDATVLTVAHRLDTIVSTCDKVVVMDSGRVVEFATVSELYAQHDSIFRSLCDAAKISL
- a CDS encoding hypothetical protein (TransMembrane:12 (i70-88o146-174i195-217o229-249i296-316o328-348i360-378o398-419i431-449o461-482i494-517o571-594i)), which translates into the protein MSAPNNASSGPESQTPPQTQTSPEMFELNEKKDYDTTNAPVSDDEHKEIGVGRVEAFNKVLYQSGKKGKILLWLLGVSIGLTMFAYALDMGITTTIFGTLAASTFGVHSQLGTVNTAGQIIRAISKPFIGKLADITSRPTTYVVVLVFYAVGFAVAASASGFTSYVIGICFTSVGKSGLDLLSDIIVADLTPLEWRGFFSACLALPFIVTVPVNGFIAEGFYEDWRWGLGMFAILVPVLLLPAIFTLYTMQRRGEKAGMVTMADSKDVRTGRSEATPKNLTYWAKLAYRGLIDIDIVGLILLGFAFSLILLPITLAKSAKGGWNNPSMVAMIVVGFVILILFGLYEYFLAPKPMMTKRILQNRAFIAGVIIHIFNQMASSVRNTYFSSYILIIKEWTTYQWTIFLGITTMGLCLVGPIVGLIHRVSHRYKGLMIFGAAARILGYGLLISPNGMMTEDTARLVAAQLIFCLSSLNVVGVRVGVQASVPHDDIASLISIITLWSTLGSSVGSAIATSIWTEQMVDQMHVELPDVDDTTIATIYGNIKTLKKYDFFDPIRQGSIRAYSIVNGHITIVSIVFACIPLIASFFMPNFYLGKQQNAVNNKGLDGEVVDVPKNGVTDENNTQAEPATFMQKMAALYRK
- a CDS encoding hypothetical protein (TransMembrane:7 (o27-49i94-114o134-152i173-194o209-232i239-262o268-286i)); this translates as MLPSQAYYDIWIRTLTAHDYIWEYHYYYGWAMGIFWAVVIAAGIVSRILTRLSTSNGRRSLWLKRNVLLPATFGQRCVQDFGGFGTLPPRIQTLTLSLFVMLNIICSIHGYSIFEGYGYYPSVWLQILRHVSDRTGIISFANFPLIWLFGMRNNIVIWLTGWDFKTYNNFHRWVGRIATVQAVIHSVGYIIIIFQRGGWEYFWNISNLTFWWTGELATIFICLLVGLSFFWVRRRQYEFFLVSHIVLSVLVLVTMLGHVSIFRGAYDPLVWIPALIWMLDRIIRAARVIAFNPKFWETSALITYNEDAHMIRVVVPVSSSFYKIEPGTFYYLTVLDRWNFWESHPFTVASVSEPESYSLSDRAPLLGHISYTPDEMGLEYEKSQREMTFLIRPYDSFTSRLKQYTEKEQPKPAKVRVMIDGPYGKTLPLEQFDKILFIVGGSGIAVPLSYLDKLTSSAKMVEIHWAVRQSALAEDVLDHELSDVLDYIQVRVSIYVTGTSSARYDGATACHIAEWRDGRLNVEEIIDNALDSGDGGSLAVVTSGPAKMADESRSIVAARTVQSMPRIEYFEESFQW